One Parageobacillus sp. KH3-4 genomic region harbors:
- the metH gene encoding methionine synthase — translation MGNITLQQQLEKKILVIDGAMGTMIQSAQLSADDFGGEQYEGCNEYLTLTAPHVIERIHEAYLQAGADIIETNTFGATSIVLDEYELGHLAFELNIEAAKLARKVADAYSTPEWPRFVAGSMGPTTKTLSVTGGVTFEQLVAAYEEQARGLLLGGVDLLLLETCQDTLNVKAGFIGITKAFASVGKKVPIMISGTIEPMGTTLAGQTIESFFISVQHMNPFAVGLNCATGPEFMTDHLRTLASLANTAVSCYPNAGLPDEEGRYHETPDMLAKKIQRFAEKGWINIVGGCCGTTPEHIRAIAEAVRGIPPRPVPASFDVHAVSGIDPLIYDETMRPLFVGERTNVIGSRKFKRLIAEGKYEEAAEIARAQVKNGAHVIDICLADPDRNEQEDMEKFIQQVIKKVKVPLVIDSTDERVIERALTYSQGKAIINSINLEDGEERFEKVVPLLHKYGAAVVVGTIDEQGMAIDAERKLEIALRSYDLLVNKYGVSPRDIIFDPLVFPVGTGDEQYIGAAKETIEGIRLIKERLPQCLTILGISNVSFGLPPVGREILNSVFLYHCTQAGLDYAIVNTEKLERFASIPEEEVRLAEELLFNTNDETLNMFIQFYRDKTKEPKKAKTELSLEERLARYVIEGTKEGLFADLEQALQTYDDPLDIINGPLMAGMDEVGRLFNDNQLIVAEVLQSAEVMKAAVAFLEPHMEKKEGSTKGKVILATVKGDVHDIGKNLVDIILSNNGFHVIDLGIKVTPQKLIEAVQAEKPDIIGLSGLLVKSAQQMVVTAQDLRQAGISIPILVGGAALTRKFTENKIAPEYDGIVLYAKDAMEGLALANQLQQNEIEYTKTEKQETKQEKTAPTATAAKSNVSTDVPVFVPADLERHVLKDISLSHIIPYVNWQMVLGHHLGLKGKVKRLLEEKDEKALMLKQVVDDLLQQAHQEQWITPAALYRFFPAQSEGNRIYIYSPEDKRTIIETFEFPRQPRAPYLCLADYLKPVESGQIDYVGFFAVTAGKGIRELAQRWKENGEFLKSHAIQALALEVAEGLAEFIHQVMRDRWGFPDDPDFTMEERFAAKYQGQRYSFGYPACPNLEDQEKLFRLLRPEEIGIQLTDGYMMEPEASVSAIVFAHPEARYFNVL, via the coding sequence ATGGGTAACATAACATTGCAGCAACAGCTCGAAAAAAAAATATTAGTTATTGATGGCGCAATGGGAACAATGATTCAAAGCGCGCAGCTTTCAGCCGATGATTTCGGGGGCGAGCAATATGAAGGCTGCAACGAATATTTGACGCTCACCGCCCCCCATGTGATCGAACGCATTCATGAAGCATATTTGCAAGCGGGAGCCGACATTATCGAAACGAACACATTTGGCGCGACTAGCATTGTGTTGGATGAATATGAGCTCGGCCATTTAGCGTTTGAATTAAACATCGAAGCGGCCAAATTGGCGCGCAAAGTCGCCGACGCTTACTCTACCCCTGAATGGCCGCGCTTTGTCGCCGGTTCGATGGGACCGACGACAAAAACGTTGTCCGTCACGGGCGGCGTTACGTTCGAGCAATTAGTTGCCGCTTATGAAGAACAAGCGCGCGGGTTATTGCTCGGCGGCGTCGACTTGCTTCTGTTAGAAACATGCCAAGACACGTTAAATGTCAAAGCCGGCTTTATTGGGATTACGAAAGCATTCGCCTCTGTCGGAAAAAAAGTGCCAATTATGATTTCCGGGACGATTGAACCGATGGGAACCACGCTCGCCGGCCAAACGATCGAATCGTTTTTCATCTCCGTCCAGCATATGAATCCGTTTGCCGTCGGCTTAAACTGCGCAACCGGCCCGGAATTTATGACCGACCATTTGCGCACGCTCGCTTCCTTGGCGAACACGGCCGTTAGCTGTTATCCGAACGCCGGGCTTCCGGATGAGGAAGGCCGCTATCACGAAACGCCGGATATGTTGGCGAAAAAAATCCAACGGTTCGCCGAAAAAGGCTGGATTAACATCGTCGGCGGCTGCTGCGGGACAACGCCGGAACATATCCGCGCCATCGCCGAAGCAGTCCGCGGCATTCCGCCGCGGCCGGTTCCAGCGTCGTTTGACGTCCACGCCGTCTCCGGCATTGATCCGCTTATTTATGATGAAACGATGCGTCCGTTGTTTGTCGGAGAGAGAACAAACGTCATCGGTTCGCGCAAATTCAAACGATTGATCGCTGAAGGAAAATATGAAGAAGCGGCGGAAATCGCCCGCGCGCAAGTAAAAAACGGCGCGCATGTCATCGACATTTGCTTAGCTGATCCAGACCGCAACGAACAAGAAGATATGGAAAAATTTATCCAGCAGGTCATCAAAAAAGTAAAAGTGCCGCTTGTCATTGACTCGACGGATGAACGTGTTATTGAACGAGCCCTCACTTATTCGCAAGGGAAAGCAATTATTAACTCGATTAACTTGGAAGATGGGGAAGAACGGTTTGAAAAAGTCGTTCCGCTCCTTCACAAATACGGCGCCGCCGTTGTCGTCGGAACGATTGATGAACAAGGGATGGCGATTGATGCCGAGCGGAAGCTGGAGATCGCCTTACGTTCATATGACTTGCTTGTGAATAAATACGGCGTTTCCCCACGCGACATTATTTTCGACCCGCTCGTATTCCCTGTCGGCACAGGCGACGAACAATATATCGGCGCCGCAAAAGAAACGATCGAGGGTATCCGCCTCATTAAAGAACGGCTTCCGCAATGTTTAACGATACTCGGCATTAGCAACGTCTCTTTTGGGCTTCCGCCGGTGGGCCGCGAAATTTTAAACTCTGTCTTTTTATATCATTGCACACAAGCCGGGCTCGACTACGCAATCGTCAATACGGAAAAGCTAGAACGGTTCGCTTCGATTCCGGAAGAAGAAGTTCGATTGGCCGAAGAGCTTCTGTTTAACACGAACGATGAAACGTTAAACATGTTTATCCAATTTTACCGCGATAAAACGAAAGAGCCGAAAAAAGCGAAAACAGAGCTTAGCCTTGAAGAGCGGCTCGCGCGCTATGTTATCGAAGGCACAAAAGAAGGATTGTTCGCCGATTTGGAACAAGCGCTGCAAACGTATGACGATCCGCTTGATATCATCAACGGTCCGCTGATGGCGGGAATGGATGAAGTCGGGCGGCTGTTTAATGACAACCAGCTTATTGTCGCCGAAGTATTGCAAAGCGCGGAAGTCATGAAAGCAGCGGTCGCCTTTTTAGAGCCGCATATGGAGAAAAAGGAAGGCAGCACAAAAGGAAAAGTGATTCTCGCCACCGTCAAAGGCGACGTGCACGATATCGGCAAAAACCTAGTCGACATCATTTTAAGCAACAACGGCTTTCATGTCATTGATCTAGGAATTAAAGTAACGCCGCAAAAACTGATCGAAGCTGTTCAAGCGGAAAAGCCGGATATCATTGGCTTATCCGGACTTCTTGTCAAATCCGCCCAGCAAATGGTCGTCACCGCCCAGGATTTGCGGCAAGCGGGCATTTCGATTCCGATTTTAGTCGGCGGCGCCGCGCTGACGCGCAAGTTTACCGAAAACAAAATCGCTCCGGAATATGACGGCATCGTCTTATATGCAAAAGACGCCATGGAAGGGCTGGCATTGGCAAACCAATTGCAGCAAAATGAAATTGAGTATACAAAAACGGAAAAACAAGAAACGAAACAAGAAAAAACGGCGCCAACAGCTACCGCCGCCAAATCGAACGTTTCAACCGATGTGCCCGTGTTTGTGCCGGCGGATTTAGAACGTCACGTGCTCAAAGATATTTCGCTTTCGCACATTATTCCATACGTCAACTGGCAAATGGTGTTAGGACACCATCTCGGATTAAAAGGGAAAGTGAAACGGCTCCTTGAGGAAAAAGATGAAAAAGCGCTTATGTTAAAGCAAGTTGTCGACGATCTGCTTCAACAAGCCCATCAAGAACAATGGATCACACCAGCGGCGTTGTACCGATTTTTCCCGGCGCAAAGTGAGGGAAACCGGATTTATATTTACTCGCCAGAAGACAAACGGACAATTATTGAAACATTCGAATTTCCAAGACAGCCAAGAGCTCCATACCTTTGTTTAGCCGATTACTTGAAACCTGTCGAAAGCGGGCAAATCGATTACGTTGGCTTTTTTGCGGTCACCGCCGGCAAAGGCATTCGCGAACTCGCACAGCGATGGAAGGAAAACGGCGAATTTTTAAAAAGCCACGCGATTCAAGCATTGGCGCTGGAAGTCGCCGAAGGATTGGCCGAGTTCATTCACCAAGTCATGCGCGACCGCTGGGGTTTTCCGGATGATCCGGACTTTACAATGGAAGAGCGCTTTGCCGCCAAATATCAAGGGCAGCGCTACTCGTTCGGCTACCCGGCCTGTCCAAACTTAGAGGATCAGGAAAAGCTCTTCCGCCTATTGCGTCCCGAAGAAATCGGCATTCAATTGACGGACGGATATATGATGGAACCGGAAGCTTCCGTTTCCGCGATCGTCTTCGCCCATCCGGAAGCGCGCTATTTCAATGTTCTGTAA
- a CDS encoding SDR family oxidoreductase, which translates to MVTKQQATLPPQHQNRQPGWQTDMNPQPVSISATYKGSGKLQNKAAIISGGDSGIGRAVAIHFAKEGADVAIIYLNEHEDAEETKRQVEQEGRKCLLFAGDVGDEQFCKHAVKQTINQFGKLDIVVNNAAEQHPQKSLLHITSEQLEKTFRTNVFGYFYLTKAALPYLQKGSAIINTASITAYEGNEQLIDYSATKGAIVAFTRSLAKSLAGQGIRVNGVAPGPIWTPLIPSTFASDQVATFGSNTPMKRPGQPSEVAPSYVFLASDDASYITGQMIHVNGGKVVNG; encoded by the coding sequence ATGGTCACAAAACAGCAGGCGACGCTGCCGCCACAGCATCAAAACCGCCAGCCCGGATGGCAAACGGACATGAACCCGCAGCCTGTTTCGATCAGCGCGACATATAAAGGAAGCGGGAAATTGCAAAATAAAGCAGCCATTATTAGCGGCGGTGACAGCGGCATTGGCCGGGCAGTCGCCATTCATTTCGCAAAAGAAGGTGCGGATGTGGCGATTATTTATTTAAACGAACATGAAGACGCGGAAGAAACGAAACGCCAAGTCGAACAGGAAGGAAGAAAATGCTTGCTTTTTGCCGGCGACGTCGGTGATGAACAGTTTTGCAAACATGCCGTAAAGCAAACGATCAACCAATTTGGCAAATTAGACATCGTCGTCAATAACGCCGCAGAACAGCATCCGCAAAAAAGCTTGCTGCATATTACATCAGAACAGCTGGAAAAAACGTTCCGCACCAACGTCTTCGGCTATTTTTATTTGACAAAAGCGGCGCTTCCGTACTTGCAAAAAGGCAGCGCCATTATTAATACGGCGTCAATTACCGCTTACGAAGGCAACGAACAATTAATTGACTATTCAGCCACCAAAGGCGCGATTGTCGCCTTTACGCGCTCATTAGCGAAATCGCTCGCCGGTCAAGGCATCCGCGTCAACGGCGTCGCCCCGGGACCGATTTGGACGCCGCTGATTCCGTCTACTTTTGCAAGCGACCAAGTCGCCACTTTCGGCTCCAACACCCCGATGAAGCGGCCGGGGCAGCCGAGCGAAGTCGCCCCAAGCTACGTCTTTTTGGCAAGCGATGACGCATCTTATATTACAGGACAGATGATACACGTCAACGGTGGGAAAGTGGTGAATGGGTAA
- the hxlA gene encoding 3-hexulose-6-phosphate synthase produces the protein MELQLALDLVNIPEAKKLVKEVEEYVDIVEIGTPVIINEGLRAVKEIKQEFPHLKVLADLKIMDAAAYEVMKASEAGADIITILGVAEDLSIKGAVEEAKKQGKKILVDMIGVKNLEERAKEVDEFGVDYICVHTGYDLQAVGKNSLEDLATIKRVVKNAKTAIAGGIKLNTLPEVIKAKPDLIIVGGGITNQEDKRAVAAEMKKMIQQGE, from the coding sequence ATGGAATTACAATTAGCATTGGATCTCGTAAACATTCCAGAAGCAAAAAAGCTGGTAAAAGAAGTCGAGGAGTATGTGGATATTGTAGAAATCGGCACTCCAGTGATTATTAACGAGGGGCTTAGAGCCGTAAAGGAAATCAAGCAAGAATTCCCTCACTTAAAAGTATTGGCAGACTTAAAAATCATGGATGCAGCCGCATATGAAGTCATGAAAGCATCCGAAGCTGGCGCTGACATTATCACTATACTTGGGGTTGCTGAAGATTTGTCCATCAAAGGTGCTGTGGAAGAAGCGAAAAAACAAGGGAAAAAAATCTTGGTAGACATGATCGGAGTGAAGAATTTAGAAGAACGAGCAAAAGAAGTGGATGAGTTTGGAGTCGACTATATTTGTGTACACACAGGGTATGACCTTCAAGCAGTCGGAAAAAACTCTCTTGAAGACCTTGCAACAATCAAGCGTGTCGTGAAAAACGCAAAGACAGCGATCGCAGGCGGCATTAAATTAAACACATTGCCTGAGGTCATTAAAGCAAAACCTGATCTTATCATCGTTGGCGGCGGTATTACCAATCAAGAAGATAAACGAGCGGTAGCAGCTGAAATGAAAAAAATGATCCAACAAGGTGAATGA
- the hxlB gene encoding 6-phospho-3-hexuloisomerase: protein MQTTQYLGEIIKELNRTADFIADEEAEKLVNGILEAKKIFVAGAGRSGFMSKSFAMRMMHMGLDAYVVGETITPSLEQDDILIIGSGSGETRSLVSMAEKAKSLGAKVALVTIFPESTIGQLADITIKLPGSPKDQSDNGYNTIQPMGSLFEQTLLLFYDAIILRCMEKKGLDSNTMFKRHANLE, encoded by the coding sequence ATGCAGACTACGCAATATTTAGGTGAAATCATCAAAGAGTTAAATCGGACAGCTGATTTTATCGCTGACGAAGAAGCGGAAAAGTTGGTAAATGGGATTCTCGAAGCAAAGAAAATTTTTGTAGCTGGCGCAGGTAGATCTGGGTTTATGTCGAAATCTTTTGCGATGCGAATGATGCACATGGGGTTAGACGCCTACGTAGTAGGCGAAACCATAACCCCTAGCCTAGAACAAGATGACATTTTGATCATTGGATCAGGTTCAGGGGAAACGAGAAGTTTAGTTTCCATGGCCGAGAAAGCAAAAAGCTTAGGCGCCAAAGTAGCGTTAGTAACCATTTTCCCTGAATCGACCATTGGACAATTGGCTGATATCACGATTAAATTACCTGGTTCGCCTAAAGACCAATCAGATAATGGATACAACACGATACAGCCAATGGGATCGCTATTTGAGCAAACCCTCTTGCTATTCTATGATGCGATCATATTAAGATGTATGGAGAAAAAAGGGCTGGACTCCAATACCATGTTTAAAAGGCATGCCAATCTTGAATAA
- a CDS encoding GNAT family N-acetyltransferase produces MYRKEFYVFDQDRPVPAVIRNYEEKDFSGLIRIQQESFPPPFPSELWWNTEQLKNHITLFPEGALCVEVNGEIAGSMTGLIVDFDPDHPDHTWEEITDNGYIRNHNPNGNTLYVVDIGVRPAYRKLGLGKWLMLSMYEVVIHLGLERLLGGGRMPGYHKKAHEMTAEQYLEAVVKGELKDPVITFLLRCGRTPVKVVENYLEDEESCNYAALMEWKNPFYRSKS; encoded by the coding sequence ATGTATCGAAAGGAGTTTTACGTCTTTGACCAAGATCGTCCTGTCCCAGCGGTAATCCGCAATTATGAAGAAAAGGATTTCTCTGGATTAATCCGCATTCAACAAGAAAGCTTCCCTCCGCCATTCCCGTCTGAATTATGGTGGAATACGGAACAACTGAAAAACCATATTACGCTATTTCCAGAGGGAGCTTTATGTGTGGAAGTGAATGGTGAAATTGCCGGATCGATGACGGGGCTTATTGTTGACTTTGATCCTGACCATCCAGACCATACATGGGAAGAGATTACGGATAATGGATATATCCGCAACCATAACCCAAACGGGAATACGCTCTATGTCGTTGATATTGGCGTGCGCCCTGCCTATCGCAAATTAGGGCTGGGGAAATGGCTGATGTTATCCATGTATGAAGTAGTTATTCATTTAGGATTAGAACGGCTGCTAGGCGGAGGAAGAATGCCTGGATATCATAAAAAAGCTCATGAAATGACAGCGGAGCAATATCTCGAAGCTGTTGTAAAAGGGGAATTGAAGGATCCTGTAATTACCTTCCTGCTCCGTTGCGGCCGTACCCCTGTAAAAGTGGTGGAAAACTATTTAGAGGATGAAGAATCGTGCAATTATGCTGCGCTTATGGAATGGAAAAATCCTTTTTATCGGTCAAAATCTTAG
- a CDS encoding carbon-nitrogen hydrolase family protein has protein sequence MKLRVSAVQYHLHTIQSFEEFAKQVEHYMKTAEEFGADFVLFPEFFTTQLMSIGNQQGKPLTIQDLPDFTEQYRSLFINLAKQTKMHIIGGTHVIRKNGRLYNVAHLFYPDGRVAEQPKLHITPTEVKEWNMSPGESLQVFETDKGTIAMLTCYDIEFPEIVRMAKAKGADVIFCPSCTDDRHGFYRVRYTSHARAIENQVYVVTTGTVGSLPTVDFMRANFGQAAVITPNDIPFPPRGILAEGEINHDMIVTADLDLELLYQVRESGSVTTWRDRRTDLYPDWK, from the coding sequence ATGAAACTGAGAGTGTCAGCGGTTCAATATCATCTCCACACTATCCAATCGTTTGAGGAATTTGCTAAACAAGTAGAACATTATATGAAAACAGCTGAAGAGTTTGGAGCGGATTTTGTCCTGTTTCCAGAATTTTTCACCACTCAGCTAATGTCTATCGGCAACCAGCAAGGGAAGCCTTTGACCATTCAAGACCTTCCTGATTTTACAGAACAATATCGCTCTTTATTTATTAATTTGGCTAAGCAAACAAAGATGCATATTATTGGAGGAACCCATGTCATCCGTAAAAACGGCCGATTATACAACGTTGCTCATTTATTCTATCCAGACGGAAGAGTTGCCGAACAGCCAAAGCTTCATATTACTCCGACGGAAGTAAAGGAATGGAACATGTCTCCGGGCGAAAGCCTGCAGGTGTTCGAGACAGACAAGGGAACCATTGCGATGTTGACTTGCTATGACATCGAATTTCCAGAAATCGTTCGAATGGCAAAGGCGAAGGGGGCGGATGTCATTTTCTGTCCTTCTTGCACCGATGATCGTCACGGATTTTATCGTGTCCGTTACACTAGCCATGCGAGGGCAATTGAAAATCAAGTCTATGTTGTCACCACTGGTACGGTAGGTTCCCTTCCTACGGTTGATTTTATGCGGGCCAATTTTGGGCAAGCGGCGGTGATTACGCCAAACGACATCCCGTTTCCTCCGCGCGGCATCTTGGCAGAAGGGGAAATCAACCATGATATGATTGTCACCGCTGATCTTGATTTAGAGCTGTTATATCAGGTTCGCGAAAGCGGTTCCGTCACCACATGGCGCGATCGGCGCACGGATCTTTATCCGGATTGGAAATAA
- a CDS encoding winged helix-turn-helix transcriptional regulator, with protein MGHVCGKTYNCEKELTLAVIGGKWKMLILWHLGKGGKKRFSELKALMPGITQRMLVNQLRELEQDQIVHREVYPVVPPKVEYSLTEHGKSLMPILDAMYEWGKNYMETVVKGQVKINEVAK; from the coding sequence ATGGGACACGTTTGTGGCAAGACGTATAACTGTGAAAAAGAATTAACACTTGCTGTTATTGGCGGTAAATGGAAAATGCTTATTTTGTGGCATCTAGGAAAAGGGGGAAAGAAGCGGTTTAGCGAACTAAAAGCTCTCATGCCTGGGATCACCCAAAGAATGCTAGTTAACCAGTTAAGAGAGCTGGAGCAAGATCAAATTGTGCATCGCGAAGTCTATCCGGTGGTTCCACCAAAAGTGGAATATTCACTGACCGAGCATGGAAAAAGTTTGATGCCAATTCTTGATGCGATGTATGAATGGGGCAAAAACTATATGGAGACGGTCGTAAAGGGGCAAGTAAAAATTAATGAAGTCGCCAAATAG
- the zwf gene encoding glucose-6-phosphate dehydrogenase: MDSMTFVLFGATGDLAKRKIFPALYNLFLDQKMPQSFSIIGVSKRELSNDEFQIYVENSIKTFSRRLINDRSKMEEFLHAFRYTSLDVTNAQGYKKLLEMVQQREKELNIPENRMFYLSVAPEFFDVIASNIKESGLGSTNGWKRLIIEKPFGHDIKSAQELNEKLSQAFEEEEIYRVDHYLGKPMVQNLEALKFANPVFQAIWNNQYIANVQITASETVGVEQRASYYDQAGAIRDMFQNHMLQLLMMTAMHLPKQISAKDIRNEKRKIMESLRPIQKEEVSLHVVRGQYGPGEINGKPVVGYKEEPGVDASSTTETFVAARLWIDDENWSGVPFYIRTGKRMKEKSTRIVIEFKNPLKEWHLPKNEETSPNLLAIQINPNESVSLQFNSKNVFNNGKMEPVHMHFTTNQKEIPEAYELLIFDALHGDSTFFAHWKEVELSWKWVQPVLEAFAENLLPLHSYRSGSMGPEASDQLLKEDGFYWQ, translated from the coding sequence TTGGATTCGATGACTTTCGTTTTGTTTGGGGCAACGGGCGATTTAGCGAAACGAAAAATTTTCCCTGCATTATATAATTTATTTCTCGATCAAAAAATGCCCCAGTCGTTTTCTATCATTGGCGTAAGCAAAAGAGAATTGTCCAATGATGAATTTCAAATATATGTGGAAAATTCGATCAAAACCTTTTCCAGACGCTTGATAAATGACCGCTCCAAAATGGAAGAGTTTCTCCATGCATTTCGTTATACTTCTTTAGATGTAACGAATGCACAAGGGTATAAAAAGTTGCTTGAAATGGTTCAACAACGCGAAAAAGAATTGAATATTCCTGAAAACCGCATGTTTTATTTATCTGTTGCTCCAGAATTTTTTGATGTGATTGCATCGAACATTAAGGAAAGCGGCTTAGGATCCACCAATGGTTGGAAACGTCTAATTATTGAAAAACCGTTCGGTCACGATATCAAATCGGCCCAAGAGTTAAACGAAAAGTTAAGCCAAGCTTTCGAAGAAGAAGAAATTTATCGGGTAGATCATTACCTTGGAAAGCCGATGGTTCAAAACCTTGAAGCTTTAAAATTTGCCAACCCTGTGTTTCAAGCGATATGGAACAATCAATATATAGCCAATGTGCAAATTACGGCAAGTGAGACGGTTGGAGTAGAACAAAGAGCAAGCTATTATGATCAGGCAGGAGCCATCCGCGATATGTTTCAAAATCATATGCTGCAATTGCTGATGATGACAGCCATGCACCTGCCAAAACAAATTAGCGCAAAAGACATCCGTAATGAGAAAAGAAAAATCATGGAATCTCTTCGACCAATACAGAAAGAAGAAGTAAGTTTACACGTCGTTCGCGGTCAATACGGTCCTGGAGAAATCAATGGCAAACCAGTAGTCGGATATAAAGAAGAGCCTGGAGTCGATGCTTCTTCAACAACGGAGACATTTGTTGCTGCCCGTTTGTGGATCGATGATGAAAATTGGAGCGGGGTACCATTCTATATCCGTACAGGCAAAAGAATGAAGGAAAAATCCACACGTATTGTGATCGAATTTAAAAATCCATTAAAGGAATGGCACTTACCGAAAAATGAGGAAACATCCCCTAATCTTTTGGCGATTCAAATCAATCCGAACGAAAGTGTTTCGCTGCAATTCAATAGCAAAAATGTATTTAACAACGGAAAGATGGAACCTGTCCATATGCACTTTACGACTAATCAGAAAGAGATACCCGAAGCCTATGAACTCTTGATTTTTGACGCTTTACATGGCGATTCGACTTTCTTTGCCCATTGGAAAGAAGTTGAACTATCTTGGAAATGGGTACAACCTGTTTTAGAGGCATTTGCGGAAAATCTCCTTCCTCTCCACTCATATCGTTCAGGTTCGATGGGGCCAGAGGCTTCTGATCAATTATTGAAAGAAGACGGATTTTATTGGCAGTAG
- the gnd gene encoding phosphogluconate dehydrogenase (NAD(+)-dependent, decarboxylating) — MRVGLIGLGKMGFNLGKNLIDHKHKVVAFDVNANAVEEIKKYGAKGVSSLKELVLSLENPRILWMMVPHTVVDSVIGEITPFLSKGDIVIDGGNSHYKESIRRYNELKEMGIHFMDAGTSGGVEGARNGACYMVGGDPEAWNIVEPLFRDTAVENGYLYTGKAGSGHFLKMVHNGIEYGMMAAIGEGFEILEKSEFDYDYEKVARVWNHGSVIRSWLMELTERAFSKDAKLEEIKGIMHSSGEGKWTVETALDLQTAAPVIAMALLMRYRSLESDTFTGKVVAALRNEFGGHAVERNEKK, encoded by the coding sequence ATGAGAGTCGGGTTAATCGGTTTAGGAAAAATGGGATTCAACTTAGGCAAAAATCTCATTGACCATAAGCACAAAGTAGTGGCGTTCGATGTAAATGCAAATGCGGTGGAAGAAATAAAAAAATACGGAGCCAAAGGCGTATCCAGTTTAAAGGAGCTCGTTTTATCATTAGAAAATCCAAGAATTCTTTGGATGATGGTTCCACATACAGTTGTTGATTCGGTGATTGGCGAGATTACACCGTTTTTAAGCAAAGGAGATATTGTGATTGATGGTGGCAATTCTCACTATAAGGAATCGATTCGCCGCTATAACGAGCTAAAGGAAATGGGAATTCACTTTATGGATGCCGGAACCTCCGGTGGAGTGGAAGGCGCCCGTAACGGAGCGTGTTACATGGTTGGAGGCGATCCTGAAGCTTGGAACATTGTCGAGCCTCTTTTCCGAGATACCGCTGTAGAAAATGGGTACTTATATACAGGAAAAGCGGGTAGCGGCCACTTCTTAAAAATGGTCCACAACGGGATTGAATATGGAATGATGGCTGCCATTGGCGAAGGCTTCGAAATATTAGAGAAAAGCGAATTCGATTATGACTATGAAAAAGTGGCAAGAGTGTGGAATCATGGTTCGGTTATTCGTTCATGGCTCATGGAATTAACAGAACGCGCATTTTCCAAAGATGCAAAATTAGAGGAAATCAAAGGAATTATGCATTCTTCCGGTGAAGGAAAATGGACAGTCGAAACAGCTTTGGATCTGCAAACTGCCGCTCCTGTCATCGCCATGGCCTTATTGATGCGGTACCGTTCATTGGAAAGCGATACATTTACAGGCAAAGTGGTGGCAGCCCTACGCAACGAATTTGGCGGACATGCTGTAGAAAGAAATGAGAAGAAATAA